A region from the Colwellia sp. PAMC 21821 genome encodes:
- the flhA gene encoding flagellar biosynthesis protein FlhA has translation MQLAATFNNLKKQKLNLLSGLGTPFLVMAALGMVILPMPALLLDILFSFNIALSLVVLLITVYTLKPLEFGSFPAVLLIATILRLALNVASTRVVLLEGHEGPDAAGKVIEAFGSVVIGGNYAVGLVVFAILIIINFVVVTKGAGRIAEVTARFTLDAMPGKQMAIDADLNAGFITADEARERRVEVTSEADFYGSMDGASKFVKGDAIAGILILFINIVGGLIIGMVQHDLSFDRAVEIYTLLTIGDGLVAQIPGLLLSVGTAIVVTRQNTSQDMGEQVSSQLGQGKSLYIASGVMFVMGIVPGMPHVAFLTFAVLIGGVAFFSSKYKVAKAAQLIEDSQVAEAQNIQQEADVKDLGWDDVNHVDIIGLEIGYRLIPLVDKAQGGELLNRIKGVRKKLSQEFGFLVPAVHIRDNLDLDPNSYRISLMGVTVGEAEIRHDNELAINPGQVFGKLDGIATKDPAFGLDAVWIKQDQREHAQSLGYTVVDAATVLATHLSQILTNNTAQLLGHEEVQNLLDMLEKSYPKLIEGLIPDVLSLGTIVKVLQNLMNEGVAVRDMRSIIQTLVEYGPKSQDPEVLTAAVRITLRKFIVQELVGPTVEVPVITLSPELEQMLHQSMQMAGDDGAGIEPGLAERLQKSLTDGAQQQEMAGDTPILLTSGILRSVLAKFVKYTIPGLRVISYQEIPDDKQIKIVSAIGQ, from the coding sequence ATGCAGTTAGCCGCAACTTTTAATAATTTAAAAAAACAAAAACTTAACCTACTTTCAGGTCTAGGCACACCATTCCTTGTGATGGCGGCGCTCGGTATGGTTATTTTACCTATGCCAGCATTATTGCTAGATATCCTCTTTTCTTTCAATATTGCGCTGTCTTTGGTGGTTTTATTAATCACGGTTTATACCTTAAAGCCGCTCGAATTCGGTTCATTCCCTGCTGTATTACTAATTGCGACTATTTTGCGCTTAGCGCTTAATGTTGCCAGTACGCGTGTGGTATTGCTTGAAGGTCATGAAGGGCCCGATGCGGCAGGTAAGGTAATTGAAGCTTTTGGCTCGGTTGTTATTGGTGGAAATTACGCGGTTGGTTTAGTGGTTTTTGCTATTCTTATTATTATAAATTTCGTTGTAGTTACAAAAGGTGCGGGGCGTATTGCTGAAGTAACAGCACGCTTTACATTAGATGCGATGCCAGGCAAACAAATGGCTATCGACGCGGATTTAAATGCCGGTTTTATCACAGCAGATGAAGCGCGTGAACGCCGAGTTGAAGTCACCAGTGAAGCCGACTTTTATGGCTCAATGGATGGTGCGAGTAAATTCGTTAAAGGCGATGCTATTGCGGGTATTTTAATACTTTTTATTAATATTGTTGGCGGTTTAATTATTGGTATGGTTCAACATGACCTTTCGTTTGATCGTGCGGTAGAAATTTATACGCTATTAACTATCGGTGATGGTTTAGTTGCACAAATTCCAGGATTACTGCTGTCAGTAGGCACGGCAATTGTCGTTACTCGTCAAAACACTTCTCAAGACATGGGCGAGCAAGTAAGCAGCCAACTTGGACAAGGTAAATCACTTTATATTGCTTCAGGTGTTATGTTCGTTATGGGTATTGTGCCAGGTATGCCACATGTTGCTTTTTTAACTTTCGCCGTATTAATTGGCGGTGTTGCCTTTTTTAGCAGTAAATACAAAGTGGCTAAAGCAGCACAACTTATTGAAGATAGCCAAGTGGCCGAAGCGCAAAACATACAACAAGAAGCTGATGTTAAAGACCTTGGCTGGGACGATGTAAATCATGTTGATATTATCGGTCTTGAAATAGGATATCGTTTAATTCCCTTGGTTGATAAAGCCCAAGGCGGCGAATTGCTTAATCGTATTAAAGGTGTCAGGAAAAAGCTTTCACAAGAGTTTGGCTTTTTGGTACCCGCGGTACATATTCGCGACAATTTAGATTTAGACCCTAACAGTTATCGCATATCGTTAATGGGCGTAACGGTTGGAGAAGCAGAAATTCGCCATGACAATGAGTTAGCTATTAATCCAGGTCAAGTATTTGGCAAGCTCGATGGCATTGCAACAAAAGATCCTGCTTTTGGCTTAGATGCCGTATGGATAAAACAAGATCAACGAGAACATGCACAATCATTGGGTTACACCGTTGTTGATGCCGCCACCGTACTAGCAACACATTTAAGTCAAATTTTAACAAATAATACCGCACAATTATTAGGCCATGAAGAAGTTCAAAACTTGCTTGATATGCTAGAAAAGAGTTATCCGAAACTTATTGAAGGTTTGATCCCTGACGTATTGTCATTAGGCACTATCGTCAAAGTTTTACAAAACTTAATGAATGAAGGCGTGGCCGTTCGAGATATGCGCAGCATTATTCAAACATTAGTTGAGTATGGACCTAAGAGCCAAGACCCTGAAGTTCTTACGGCTGCTGTGCGCATAACCCTACGAAAATTCATTGTTCAAGAGTTAGTTGGGCCGACCGTTGAAGTACCTGTCATAACTTTGTCACCAGAGTTGGAACAAATGTTGCACCAGTCTATGCAAATGGCTGGAGACGATGGCGCAGGTATCGAACCAGGTTTAGCAGAACGGTTACAAAAATCTTTGACAGATGGTGCACAACAGCAAGAAATGGCTGGCGATACACCTATTTTATTAACGTCAGGTATTTTACGTTCAGTACTCGCTAAATTTGTAAAATATACCATCCCGGGATTACGTGTTATTTCTTATCAAGAAATTCCGGATGACAAACAAATTAAAATTGTTAGTGCTATCGGCCAGTAA
- the flhB gene encoding flagellar biosynthesis protein FlhB — MAESDSGEKTEEPTAKKLSDARKKGQIARSKDLGTMFVLVGAALAIMLLGSSLVEGLSTMMTRLFSLNRRETMDVHALYQVASDGVSAIMVPFLWIHIIIVIAALIGNMILGGISFSWQAMAPKASKLSPMAGFKRMFGVQAYVELLKSILKFFVVFISAYLLLSSLFGQIVNLSTENIPNNFSHAVSLLMWMFLALALSIGIIVVIDAPYQVWNHNRQLKMSKQEIKDEMKNSEGSPETKGRVRRAQYEMSQRRMMQDVPQSDVVITNPTHYSVALKYDAEVGGAPVLVAKGIDEMALHIRTIAKEHNIEIVASPALARSLYYTAEPNEEIPEQLFAAVAQILAFIFQLNAHKKGKARRPKAVAKNLPIPDEFRY, encoded by the coding sequence ATGGCAGAGTCTGACAGTGGTGAAAAAACCGAAGAACCGACGGCGAAAAAACTTTCTGACGCGAGAAAAAAAGGCCAAATTGCGCGATCGAAAGATTTAGGCACGATGTTTGTTTTAGTTGGTGCAGCCCTCGCCATTATGCTGCTGGGAAGCTCCCTCGTTGAAGGTTTATCTACAATGATGACCCGTCTGTTTAGCTTGAATCGTAGAGAAACCATGGATGTGCATGCTTTATATCAAGTGGCCAGCGATGGGGTAAGCGCGATAATGGTGCCTTTTCTTTGGATACACATTATCATCGTAATTGCTGCATTAATTGGCAATATGATACTGGGTGGCATCAGTTTTTCTTGGCAAGCTATGGCACCAAAAGCCAGTAAACTTTCGCCGATGGCAGGCTTTAAACGCATGTTTGGCGTGCAGGCTTATGTTGAGCTTTTAAAATCTATTCTTAAGTTTTTTGTGGTTTTTATTTCAGCTTATTTGTTATTGAGCAGCCTGTTCGGTCAAATTGTGAATTTAAGTACTGAAAATATTCCGAATAATTTTTCGCATGCCGTGTCATTACTGATGTGGATGTTTTTGGCGTTAGCACTTTCCATCGGTATTATTGTGGTTATTGATGCGCCATATCAAGTGTGGAATCATAATCGTCAATTGAAAATGAGCAAGCAAGAAATCAAAGACGAAATGAAAAACTCAGAAGGTAGCCCCGAAACTAAAGGTCGTGTAAGAAGGGCGCAATATGAGATGTCACAGCGGCGCATGATGCAAGACGTACCTCAATCTGACGTGGTGATCACCAACCCGACTCATTATTCTGTCGCCCTTAAATATGATGCAGAAGTCGGCGGAGCTCCGGTATTGGTAGCTAAAGGTATCGATGAAATGGCCTTACATATTCGTACCATCGCCAAAGAGCACAATATTGAAATTGTAGCATCACCCGCATTGGCGAGATCTCTCTATTACACCGCAGAGCCCAACGAAGAAATTCCAGAACAATTGTTCGCCGCTGTAGCGCAAATCCTGGCCTTTATTTTTCAACTTAATGCCCACAAAAAAGGTAAAGCGCGACGACCTAAAGCCGTCGCCAAAAATCTACCTATCCCGGATGAATTTAGATATTAA
- the fliR gene encoding flagellar biosynthetic protein FliR yields the protein MEFTESVINQSMADFLLPLARISAMVMSMIGLGAKAIPGRVKLFFCLAITVAVMPALPPARVDNLFSLATALLIGEQMIIGIMLGFVTVMVVNTFTLAGQIIAMQTGLGFASLVDPASGTSVPAVGQFFLILSSLLFWAMDGHLAYLQFVVASFDTIPIPAPEFSSIKFKEIAEWGGWMFATALSLAIAPLTAMLLINFSFGIMTRAAPQLNIFAIGFPITMCAGLLIMWLTMGNFYSHFVMQWQRALDFSCYLIDCGAAP from the coding sequence ATGGAGTTTACTGAGTCAGTTATTAATCAAAGCATGGCTGACTTCTTGCTGCCACTTGCGCGTATTTCAGCCATGGTAATGTCAATGATAGGCCTAGGCGCAAAAGCAATTCCTGGGCGAGTAAAACTGTTTTTTTGTTTAGCGATTACTGTGGCCGTTATGCCAGCGCTACCACCAGCCCGTGTTGATAATCTGTTTTCATTAGCGACAGCACTGCTCATTGGCGAGCAAATGATTATTGGCATTATGCTCGGTTTTGTCACAGTAATGGTGGTAAATACTTTTACTTTAGCAGGGCAAATTATCGCGATGCAAACCGGTTTAGGTTTCGCATCGCTTGTTGACCCTGCCAGTGGAACCAGCGTGCCAGCGGTAGGTCAATTCTTTCTAATTTTATCGTCATTGTTATTCTGGGCGATGGATGGTCATCTCGCTTATTTGCAGTTTGTTGTCGCCAGTTTTGACACCATTCCGATCCCAGCCCCTGAGTTTTCCAGTATCAAGTTTAAAGAGATTGCCGAGTGGGGTGGCTGGATGTTTGCTACCGCTTTATCACTCGCTATTGCACCATTAACGGCGATGCTATTGATTAATTTTTCATTCGGGATCATGACGCGAGCAGCCCCGCAATTAAATATATTTGCTATCGGTTTTCCAATTACCATGTGCGCCGGGCTATTAATTATGTGGTTAACCATGGGTAATTTTTACAGTCACTTTGTTATGCAGTGGCAACGCGCCTTAGATTTTAGTTGTTATCTTATTGATTGCGGAGCGGCACCCTAA
- the fliQ gene encoding flagellar biosynthesis protein FliQ — MGPEVFVDILRDALLLVIILVSAVIVPSLIIGLIVAVFQAATSINEQTLSFLPRLIVTLLSLIIGGHWLVQKLMDYSIRLIGSIPSVVS, encoded by the coding sequence ATGGGTCCTGAGGTATTTGTTGATATTTTGCGAGATGCGTTGCTTCTGGTCATTATACTGGTAAGTGCCGTTATTGTACCAAGCTTAATTATTGGTTTGATTGTGGCGGTATTCCAAGCGGCTACATCGATAAATGAACAAACGTTAAGTTTTTTACCTCGTTTAATTGTTACCTTGCTCTCTTTAATTATAGGCGGGCATTGGTTGGTGCAAAAATTAATGGATTATTCCATTCGCCTGATTGGTAGTATTCCTAGCGTGGTCAGTTAA